Proteins encoded together in one Thermococcus barophilus MP window:
- a CDS encoding UxaA family hydrolase: protein MKFVIMNRKDNVATAIVPLKKGEKVVVGGRKIILLEDIPQGHKFAIRDINAGDFIIKYGEIIGIATRNIKAGEYVHIHNVRSRYQGAMK, encoded by the coding sequence ATGAAGTTCGTGATAATGAACAGAAAGGATAATGTTGCAACTGCAATAGTGCCACTGAAAAAGGGAGAAAAAGTTGTGGTTGGAGGCAGAAAAATAATTCTGCTTGAAGACATCCCGCAAGGACACAAATTTGCTATTCGGGACATAAATGCTGGTGATTTCATAATTAAATACGGGGAAATTATTGGAATCGCCACGAGGAACATAAAGGCTGGTGAATATGTACACATTCATAATGTCAGGAGCAGGTATCAGGGGGCGATGAAATGA
- the iolN gene encoding 3-dehydro-scyllo-inosose hydrolase, with protein sequence MSREIPKDLVFEDTPVGRLEKYIWTASEEEIDRILEEFGIPSPPELAKPGVYIQTTPGYRVFEEVRQCDVVLIPIGSTEFHGNHLPSGTDTLYVTQISEAVRRYMKKKGKPVAITWPINYGSHPWHHYGMPGTVIIEEDHLKDYIIDVMLGLWNLGYRKQILINNHGHFWVLESAIQEFMKKYQLPGIYIALDWHRAAGKFFRTKERGGEFETDFVHADEAETSIALLLFPREMVDMDKAVDTTPRAYLPDGHFDKAVDGLLRPMRWSSAEGHIPIEIVNTPEGVVGKATLADAKKAKRAIAFILKYLELLIDQILEKFPPGEVPPVEEVTFRTREEMEDYLKLPGDEGWKPVYGLVKRLGGKG encoded by the coding sequence ATGTCACGTGAAATCCCAAAGGATTTGGTGTTTGAAGACACCCCCGTTGGAAGACTGGAAAAATATATATGGACCGCAAGTGAAGAAGAAATAGACAGAATTTTGGAGGAATTTGGAATTCCCAGTCCGCCTGAACTGGCTAAGCCAGGTGTTTACATTCAAACAACCCCAGGATACAGGGTTTTTGAAGAAGTCAGACAGTGTGATGTTGTGTTGATTCCTATTGGAAGTACGGAATTTCACGGCAACCACTTACCCTCAGGAACAGACACCCTCTATGTTACCCAGATAAGTGAAGCCGTGAGGAGGTACATGAAGAAAAAGGGAAAACCTGTAGCGATAACCTGGCCAATAAACTATGGCTCCCATCCTTGGCACCATTACGGAATGCCTGGAACAGTGATAATTGAGGAAGACCACCTGAAGGATTATATCATTGATGTCATGCTGGGACTTTGGAACCTCGGCTATAGAAAGCAGATACTCATAAACAACCACGGTCACTTCTGGGTTCTTGAATCTGCTATTCAGGAATTTATGAAAAAGTATCAGCTGCCGGGGATATATATTGCTCTTGATTGGCACAGGGCGGCAGGAAAATTCTTCCGAACCAAAGAGAGGGGAGGGGAATTTGAGACAGACTTTGTTCATGCAGATGAGGCTGAAACATCAATAGCCCTGCTTCTCTTCCCAAGAGAGATGGTTGATATGGACAAAGCAGTTGATACTACTCCAAGGGCTTATCTGCCGGATGGTCACTTTGATAAAGCTGTGGATGGTCTGCTGAGACCAATGAGATGGAGCAGTGCTGAGGGTCATATTCCAATTGAGATAGTAAATACTCCTGAAGGAGTTGTTGGAAAAGCCACGCTCGCTGATGCAAAAAAAGCAAAACGAGCTATAGCATTTATACTTAAATACTTGGAGCTATTGATTGACCAAATCCTTGAGAAATTCCCACCTGGAGAGGTTCCGCCGGTGGAAGAAGTGACCTTTAGAACAAGAGAAGAGATGGAAGATTATCTCAAGCTTCCGGGAGATGAAGGATGGAAACCTGTTTATGGACTTGTAAAGAGATTGGGCGGAAAAGGCTGA
- a CDS encoding mannose-1-phosphate guanylyltransferase/mannose-6-phosphate isomerase: protein MKTLILAGGKGTRLWPLSRELMPKQFIRIFDDTSLFQKTVERALLFSKPKEIFIVTNKEYHFRVFDELRDMGIDIPEENVLLEPVGKNTLPAIYWGIRTINENFGKSKVAVLPSDHLVEVNEKYTDAFKKAEKLAEAYFVTFGVKPTKPHTGYGYIKPGEKLEVGYKVAEFKEKPDLETAKKYVEEGYYWNSGMFMFDTELFIEEVKKLTPDVYKAFEEAKSIEEAYEMVPDISVDYGIMEKTDKAAVVPLNVYWNDLGSFDSIYEAFKKDQNGNAVRIRGLKAEYIGIDSNNNLIITERLTATVGVRDLIIIDTGDALLVASRGEGQKVKLVYEKLKEKNDERAIVHRTAYRPWGSYTLLEEGDRYKIKRLTVLPGKRLSLQMHYHRSEHWVVVRGTAKVVVEDKEMLLRPGESVFIPAGVKHRLENPGKVVLEVIETQIGEYLGEDDIVRFQDDFGRS from the coding sequence ATGAAGACTCTAATCTTGGCTGGAGGAAAAGGAACTCGTCTGTGGCCGCTGAGTAGAGAGTTAATGCCAAAGCAGTTCATAAGGATATTTGATGATACCTCTCTTTTCCAAAAAACTGTGGAAAGAGCGCTGCTCTTCTCAAAACCGAAGGAGATTTTCATAGTAACCAACAAGGAATACCACTTCAGGGTTTTTGATGAGCTCAGAGACATGGGGATTGATATCCCAGAGGAAAACGTTCTCCTTGAGCCGGTTGGAAAAAACACTCTTCCAGCTATTTACTGGGGGATAAGAACGATTAATGAGAATTTTGGTAAGTCCAAAGTTGCTGTTTTGCCCTCGGATCATTTAGTTGAGGTCAATGAAAAATACACCGATGCATTTAAAAAAGCAGAAAAGCTTGCCGAGGCTTATTTCGTAACATTTGGAGTCAAGCCCACAAAGCCCCATACCGGTTACGGATACATAAAGCCTGGAGAGAAACTGGAGGTTGGTTATAAAGTCGCTGAATTTAAAGAAAAACCAGACTTAGAGACAGCGAAAAAATATGTCGAGGAAGGCTACTACTGGAACAGCGGAATGTTCATGTTTGATACAGAGCTTTTCATTGAGGAGGTCAAAAAATTAACTCCCGATGTTTACAAGGCGTTTGAAGAGGCTAAGAGCATTGAAGAAGCCTATGAAATGGTTCCAGACATATCTGTCGATTATGGAATTATGGAAAAGACTGACAAAGCTGCAGTTGTGCCCTTGAACGTTTACTGGAATGACCTTGGAAGCTTTGATTCCATCTACGAAGCATTCAAAAAAGATCAAAACGGCAACGCAGTTAGGATAAGAGGATTAAAAGCCGAGTACATAGGAATTGACTCAAACAACAACTTGATTATAACAGAGCGTTTAACGGCGACGGTTGGTGTGAGAGATCTTATAATAATTGATACGGGAGATGCTCTACTTGTTGCATCAAGAGGGGAAGGTCAGAAAGTTAAGCTGGTTTATGAGAAGCTCAAAGAAAAAAATGATGAAAGAGCTATTGTCCACAGAACGGCTTACAGACCATGGGGTTCTTATACCCTTCTCGAAGAGGGAGACCGCTATAAAATCAAGAGATTAACGGTATTGCCTGGAAAAAGACTTTCACTTCAAATGCACTATCACAGGTCGGAGCACTGGGTCGTTGTTAGAGGAACGGCAAAGGTTGTTGTTGAGGACAAAGAAATGCTCTTAAGACCAGGGGAAAGTGTTTTCATACCAGCTGGAGTTAAGCATAGATTAGAAAACCCAGGAAAAGTTGTTTTGGAAGTCATTGAGACCCAGATAGGCGAGTACCTCGGAGAAGATGATATAGTGAGGTTTCAAGATGACTTCGGAAGAAGTTAA
- the dapA gene encoding 4-hydroxy-tetrahydrodipicolinate synthase: MIEGIFPPVVTPFKEDESIDEERFASFLEFLVKRKVSGLFLLGTNGEGLSLENEEKIRIMEIAVETVKGKVPVIAGTGAITTRETIKLSKEAERIGVDAIHVIVPYYYPLSREGILRHYAKVSQEVDLPILIYYIPSRTGNKIDVKMLCELAKLRNIIGIKDSSKDVTWFYNAIMAVKKENPDFVFLGGSDALIYTHLMLGGNGAVSAIANAFPEIVIELYREFRAGNLAKAKEIQDRILIIRQILKKYPYLSGIKAALKLRGIDMGVLRSPLVFLNEDQLQCLREELKAVGVI, encoded by the coding sequence ATGATTGAAGGAATTTTTCCTCCGGTTGTAACACCTTTTAAGGAAGATGAAAGCATTGATGAGGAAAGATTTGCATCATTTTTGGAGTTTTTGGTTAAGAGAAAAGTTAGCGGACTTTTTCTTCTTGGAACTAATGGGGAAGGGCTCTCACTTGAAAATGAGGAGAAAATCAGGATCATGGAAATAGCCGTGGAAACCGTGAAGGGAAAAGTCCCTGTTATAGCTGGAACTGGAGCAATAACCACAAGGGAAACCATAAAGTTAAGTAAAGAGGCTGAGAGGATCGGAGTTGACGCAATCCATGTGATAGTTCCCTATTATTATCCATTGTCAAGAGAGGGTATCTTAAGGCACTATGCTAAAGTTTCTCAAGAAGTTGATCTTCCAATTCTGATCTATTATATTCCCAGCAGAACAGGAAACAAAATTGACGTAAAGATGCTGTGTGAGCTTGCTAAATTGAGAAACATAATTGGAATTAAAGACAGCTCCAAAGATGTGACATGGTTTTATAATGCTATTATGGCTGTAAAAAAGGAAAATCCAGATTTTGTATTTTTGGGTGGCAGTGATGCATTGATATACACCCATTTGATGTTGGGAGGGAATGGTGCAGTTTCAGCGATAGCAAATGCATTTCCCGAAATAGTGATTGAGCTATACAGGGAGTTTAGGGCAGGAAATTTAGCCAAGGCAAAAGAGATTCAGGATAGAATTCTGATTATAAGACAGATATTGAAGAAATACCCATATCTTTCAGGTATCAAAGCAGCTTTAAAACTTAGAGGTATTGATATGGGTGTTTTGAGGAGTCCTTTAGTTTTTTTGAATGAAGATCAATTGCAATGTTTGAGGGAGGAACTGAAAGCTGTTGGGGTTATATAG
- the mpgP gene encoding mannosyl-3-phosphoglycerate phosphatase, with protein MRVIFLDLDKTLIGDDYSPEPAKQIIDELKRRGFRIIFNSSKTRAEQEYYRKALNVEDPFIVETGSAIYIPKNIFPFKFNFTRETQKYFIIELGESYRKIQNVLSEISWVFGLKYYGNSTIEEIMKFTGLPKHLAELAARREYSETIFRWRNEKFVDIIKSKGLTVSKGSRFYNVHGNTNKGKAAHVLLLLYSKLFGDVESYAVGDSFNDFPLFEVVDKAFIVGNLKHPEAVNISSIKEVLEVIE; from the coding sequence ATGAGAGTGATATTCCTTGACCTTGATAAAACTTTAATTGGAGATGATTACTCTCCAGAACCAGCAAAACAAATAATTGACGAGCTAAAAAGAAGAGGGTTTAGGATAATTTTTAATTCATCAAAAACAAGGGCAGAGCAGGAGTATTACAGAAAAGCTTTGAATGTTGAGGATCCATTTATAGTGGAGACAGGAAGCGCAATATACATCCCAAAGAACATATTCCCATTCAAATTTAATTTCACAAGGGAAACTCAAAAATACTTCATCATAGAGCTTGGTGAAAGCTATAGGAAAATTCAAAATGTTCTTAGTGAAATCAGCTGGGTATTTGGACTTAAATACTATGGAAATTCGACAATCGAGGAGATAATGAAATTTACGGGTTTGCCAAAGCATCTTGCTGAGCTTGCAGCAAGGAGAGAATACTCAGAAACGATCTTCCGGTGGAGGAATGAAAAATTTGTGGATATAATTAAATCGAAAGGGCTTACAGTGTCAAAGGGAAGCAGATTCTATAATGTTCATGGAAATACAAACAAAGGAAAAGCTGCTCATGTGCTTTTGCTTTTATATTCTAAATTATTTGGAGATGTAGAAAGCTATGCTGTTGGAGACAGCTTTAATGACTTCCCCCTATTTGAAGTTGTTGATAAGGCGTTTATAGTCGGGAACTTAAAACATCCAGAGGCTGTGAATATCAGTTCAATAAAAGAAGTGCTGGAGGTGATAGAATGA
- a CDS encoding sugar kinase: MPSAVSFGETMIRFSTKNFERIEQAREFEVSIGGAESNFAIAFARLGGRSAWISKLTNNPLGRLIVNRIREHGVDVSNVIWTKEYRVGLYFIEFGRKPRGIEVLYDRKNSAFANIQPHEVNWDVLAEYDVFHTTGITVSLSESCRKSVKMGITKAKEFGTKVSFDVNYRAKLWSPEEAFKALDAILKEVDILIVTKEDAKSVLLAEGSYEDIARELYQRYGPEVLVLTLGSEGAMAIKDGRIYRVKPYPIEVVDRIGAGDAFDAGFIYRYLEKQDVKEALEWGIAMAALAHTIPGDPVYIVRDEVKRLIKGREYCEIMR; the protein is encoded by the coding sequence ATGCCTTCTGCAGTTTCTTTTGGGGAAACGATGATTAGGTTCTCAACGAAGAATTTTGAACGAATTGAACAGGCAAGGGAGTTTGAAGTTAGTATTGGTGGGGCCGAATCAAACTTTGCGATAGCCTTTGCCAGGCTTGGTGGAAGATCCGCGTGGATAAGCAAGCTCACCAATAACCCTCTTGGGAGGCTAATAGTTAACCGGATCAGGGAGCATGGGGTAGACGTATCAAATGTTATATGGACAAAGGAGTACAGGGTTGGATTGTACTTCATAGAATTTGGCAGAAAACCAAGGGGGATTGAGGTTCTTTATGACAGAAAGAACTCAGCGTTTGCTAATATCCAGCCGCATGAAGTAAACTGGGATGTGCTCGCTGAATACGATGTATTTCACACTACTGGGATAACCGTTTCACTGAGCGAAAGTTGCAGAAAGTCTGTGAAAATGGGGATCACAAAAGCAAAAGAATTTGGCACGAAGGTTTCGTTTGATGTTAATTACAGAGCAAAGTTGTGGTCTCCCGAAGAAGCGTTCAAAGCTCTTGACGCGATTCTCAAAGAGGTGGACATACTCATTGTCACAAAGGAAGATGCAAAGAGTGTTCTGCTTGCTGAAGGAAGTTATGAGGACATTGCACGGGAGCTGTATCAAAGATATGGCCCTGAGGTTCTTGTGCTCACCCTCGGTTCTGAAGGAGCAATGGCAATTAAGGATGGAAGGATTTACAGAGTTAAACCTTATCCAATAGAGGTTGTTGACAGGATAGGAGCTGGAGATGCCTTTGATGCTGGTTTTATATATAGGTACTTGGAGAAGCAAGATGTAAAAGAAGCATTAGAATGGGGAATTGCTATGGCAGCATTGGCCCATACAATACCCGGTGATCCAGTGTATATAGTTAGAGACGAAGTTAAAAGGCTCATTAAAGGCAGAGAGTATTGCGAAATAATGAGGTGA
- a CDS encoding zinc-dependent alcohol dehydrogenase family protein — MKAAVFKGEGKLVIEDVPKPDLSKDLIIPKKYKPNEFVKVRKEELVLLRVLAAGICGTDLHILSVPPGHTATPGAILGHEFVGEVVDIGSEVDNVNVGDLVAVDPNIKCGKCWFCRNGYPNMCPEMTTLGIYGNGGFAEYAVVPAKQVYVLPRNMDIDKAVLFEPLTTAVHNWEKVNLKPGENILIFGAGPIGAFFIKLAQISGANEIIVSEPSSLRREIARKLGATKVVDPINEDVVEIVHSVTKYGVDVAIDASGVPVVIEQAVRALRPGGRLSLFGQQNIHAFADKVSFTLMNQKELHIFGSYAAAKSFDQTIEILKKRETDDLKNIITHRLKLEDIHKGLELMRKKEALKIVIYP; from the coding sequence GTGAAAGCTGCAGTATTTAAAGGGGAAGGAAAGCTTGTAATTGAGGACGTTCCAAAGCCCGATTTGAGCAAAGACCTAATTATTCCAAAAAAATACAAACCAAATGAATTTGTAAAAGTCAGAAAAGAAGAGCTTGTCCTTTTGAGGGTTTTAGCAGCGGGAATTTGTGGAACCGACCTGCACATACTAAGCGTCCCCCCAGGACACACTGCTACCCCTGGAGCAATACTTGGACATGAGTTCGTTGGTGAAGTTGTGGACATAGGGAGTGAAGTTGATAACGTTAATGTGGGAGACCTTGTAGCGGTTGATCCAAATATAAAGTGCGGAAAATGCTGGTTCTGTAGAAACGGCTATCCAAACATGTGTCCAGAAATGACAACTCTTGGAATATATGGAAATGGCGGATTCGCGGAATATGCAGTTGTCCCTGCTAAGCAGGTGTATGTGCTCCCAAGGAACATGGATATTGACAAGGCAGTTTTATTTGAACCTCTGACAACGGCAGTTCACAACTGGGAAAAGGTGAATTTAAAGCCAGGAGAGAACATTCTGATATTTGGAGCTGGGCCAATAGGGGCGTTTTTTATTAAACTCGCACAAATTTCGGGGGCCAATGAGATAATAGTTTCCGAACCAAGTTCCTTGAGAAGAGAAATCGCCAGAAAGCTTGGGGCAACAAAGGTTGTTGATCCCATAAATGAAGACGTTGTTGAAATTGTCCACTCAGTCACCAAATATGGGGTCGATGTTGCTATAGATGCAAGCGGAGTTCCAGTTGTCATAGAGCAAGCTGTTAGGGCATTAAGACCTGGAGGTAGGTTGTCCCTCTTTGGCCAGCAGAACATTCATGCCTTTGCAGATAAAGTTAGTTTTACCCTGATGAATCAGAAGGAACTCCATATATTTGGATCATACGCTGCAGCAAAAAGCTTTGATCAGACGATTGAAATACTGAAAAAAAGAGAGACCGATGACCTTAAGAACATAATTACCCATCGGCTTAAGCTTGAAGATATTCACAAAGGACTGGAGCTCATGAGAAAAAAGGAAGCCCTAAAGATAGTTATTTATCCGTAG
- a CDS encoding UxaA family hydrolase — translation MKLGEIKGWRRENGDFGIRNHIVVLSSVACANHAALEIARRTGAIPIIQEEGACGMFGEDRKRFLRCMANVGSHPNVAWTLVVGLGCEGIDAHQLADEISKRGRNAESLLIQELGMDKTVEKGIELVNRAKENLTPRRETAGVEELVIGLKCGASDYTSGLISNPSVGKAVDILIEYGGTAIITERLELVGAEQILARRAKSKEVAEDFLRRIKKAVEDVNKRGVDWIGSQPSMGNIKGGLTTIEEKSLGAVKKAGNAQLEGCLDYGEKPKGRGLYFMDGPGYDVKAVSGLMCAGSHIILFTTGLGTYLGSPVSPVIKITGNPTTARKLRDAIDVDLSILLEEIISRDASLDEILEIGGRMILEEIVRVANGKLTKAEKSQHIEFSIELTGIIA, via the coding sequence ATGAAATTGGGTGAGATAAAAGGCTGGAGGCGAGAGAATGGGGACTTTGGGATAAGAAACCACATCGTGGTTCTATCCTCGGTGGCATGTGCAAACCATGCAGCTCTGGAAATTGCGAGGAGAACAGGAGCAATCCCGATAATTCAAGAAGAAGGCGCTTGTGGGATGTTTGGGGAAGATAGGAAGCGGTTTTTGAGGTGTATGGCTAACGTTGGCTCTCATCCAAACGTTGCATGGACATTAGTAGTAGGTCTCGGGTGTGAAGGCATCGATGCTCATCAACTTGCTGATGAAATATCTAAGAGGGGTAGAAACGCAGAATCGTTATTGATTCAAGAACTTGGGATGGATAAAACAGTGGAGAAAGGTATTGAACTGGTAAACAGAGCAAAGGAAAATCTAACTCCACGGAGAGAGACTGCTGGAGTTGAAGAGCTCGTTATTGGCTTGAAGTGCGGGGCATCTGACTACACTTCTGGCTTAATCTCCAATCCATCTGTTGGAAAAGCCGTGGACATTCTTATAGAATATGGTGGAACTGCCATAATTACTGAGAGGCTTGAACTTGTTGGAGCCGAGCAAATCTTGGCAAGAAGGGCTAAAAGCAAAGAGGTTGCTGAAGATTTTCTTAGGAGAATAAAGAAAGCTGTTGAGGATGTTAACAAAAGAGGGGTTGACTGGATAGGATCTCAGCCGTCAATGGGAAACATAAAGGGGGGTCTAACTACCATAGAGGAAAAATCTCTTGGCGCAGTCAAAAAGGCTGGGAATGCTCAATTGGAGGGGTGTCTCGATTACGGAGAAAAACCCAAAGGTAGAGGGCTGTACTTTATGGACGGTCCTGGATATGACGTTAAAGCAGTAAGTGGGCTAATGTGTGCCGGGAGTCATATAATACTTTTTACAACGGGTTTGGGAACTTATCTTGGTTCTCCAGTTTCACCTGTAATTAAAATAACCGGGAATCCGACTACTGCGAGGAAGCTTCGTGATGCAATAGACGTTGACCTGAGCATTCTTCTTGAGGAGATAATATCAAGGGATGCTTCTCTCGACGAAATACTTGAAATTGGTGGGAGGATGATACTGGAAGAAATAGTACGTGTTGCAAATGGGAAGCTGACAAAGGCAGAGAAAAGCCAACATATTGAGTTTTCAATTGAACTAACTGGCATAATAGCTTAG
- a CDS encoding MBL fold metallo-hydrolase, with amino-acid sequence MTRDGQEELGVILYFIGTAASEGIPNPLCKCSTCQEARKFAFAQRKPPTLAVILKKGGIILFDVGSDIGEHLPGVSIRTVFLTHWHNDHTYGLYKLRWVAKKLSLYAPREGADATILNEPRNLEIQFIKAGDTIKLPPLKITALKLNHFPETLGYLLESKKKKVAILYDTKGLPEETYELLKKKKPKVALVDATYPPGVEMPTHNNVDEAAVLGLSVAEKVYLTHIAHHNLPFTKLLEYVIEKYGEKVNVAYDGMVVYV; translated from the coding sequence GTGACAAGAGATGGGCAGGAGGAATTGGGAGTGATACTATACTTCATAGGAACCGCAGCTTCTGAAGGGATCCCTAATCCATTATGCAAATGCTCAACTTGCCAAGAGGCAAGAAAGTTTGCTTTTGCTCAAAGAAAACCGCCCACCCTTGCAGTGATTTTGAAGAAAGGAGGTATAATACTTTTTGATGTTGGTTCTGATATTGGTGAGCATCTGCCAGGGGTTTCAATTAGAACTGTATTCCTGACACATTGGCACAATGACCATACGTATGGTCTTTACAAGTTGAGATGGGTGGCAAAGAAGCTCTCACTATATGCACCGAGAGAAGGTGCCGATGCCACAATTCTCAATGAACCAAGAAACCTTGAAATTCAGTTCATCAAAGCAGGGGACACAATAAAGCTTCCTCCTCTAAAGATAACTGCATTAAAGCTGAATCACTTCCCAGAAACCCTCGGGTATCTTTTGGAGAGCAAAAAGAAAAAAGTTGCTATCCTGTATGATACTAAGGGACTTCCTGAAGAAACATATGAGCTTCTTAAAAAGAAGAAGCCTAAAGTTGCTCTTGTTGATGCCACATATCCTCCAGGCGTTGAGATGCCGACCCACAACAACGTTGATGAAGCCGCAGTCCTTGGCTTGAGTGTCGCTGAAAAAGTTTATCTAACCCATATTGCGCATCACAATCTGCCATTCACGAAGCTGCTTGAATACGTGATTGAAAAGTATGGGGAGAAAGTTAACGTTGCATACGATGGCATGGTGGTGTATGTGTAA
- a CDS encoding zinc-binding dehydrogenase, whose amino-acid sequence MKALVKYARGPWNIELRDVPEPKSREGYIIVDVKAAGICASDLLIIHDKGHPYEPPVILGHEFSGVIAEDKGEWKKGDRVTSQTTFSTCGKCYLCKSGYPQHCPEKKVIGIKANGAFTEKILVPVSGLHRIPKNMSFEEAAITEIGADVVYALNERANLQPGEFVVIFGPGAVGLFAVQVAKATGAEVAIVGTKIERDEYRLKLAEKLGADHVLYAEEDPVSEVKYLTNGKGADIAFEASGAAPAVLQALQITRNLGRIIAFGIPKGSVTVPWNMIVFKAVEVIFHLSSSWTSWEKILYLMREGKVKTKPLISKPFRLEEWEKAIKEAETGFSPRVILKP is encoded by the coding sequence TTGAAGGCTCTTGTTAAATACGCCAGAGGGCCTTGGAATATTGAGCTTAGAGATGTTCCAGAGCCCAAAAGCCGGGAAGGTTATATAATTGTTGATGTGAAAGCTGCGGGAATATGTGCCTCTGATCTGCTGATAATCCATGATAAAGGGCATCCTTATGAGCCTCCAGTTATTCTGGGTCACGAGTTCTCGGGAGTTATCGCTGAGGACAAGGGGGAGTGGAAAAAGGGTGATAGGGTTACCTCCCAGACGACATTTTCCACTTGTGGAAAGTGTTATCTGTGCAAATCTGGCTATCCCCAACACTGTCCAGAGAAGAAAGTGATAGGCATAAAAGCGAATGGAGCATTCACTGAAAAAATTTTGGTTCCGGTGAGCGGTTTGCACAGAATACCCAAAAATATGAGCTTTGAAGAAGCAGCCATTACAGAGATCGGGGCTGACGTTGTTTACGCTTTGAATGAGAGAGCAAATCTGCAACCCGGAGAATTTGTAGTTATTTTTGGCCCTGGAGCAGTTGGATTATTTGCTGTCCAAGTGGCTAAAGCAACGGGAGCTGAGGTTGCTATAGTTGGCACAAAGATTGAAAGGGATGAATACAGGTTGAAGCTGGCTGAAAAGCTTGGGGCTGATCATGTATTGTATGCCGAAGAAGATCCTGTTTCAGAAGTAAAGTATTTAACAAATGGTAAAGGGGCTGATATTGCCTTTGAAGCAAGCGGTGCTGCTCCAGCGGTTCTCCAAGCTTTGCAAATAACAAGAAATCTTGGAAGGATAATAGCCTTTGGAATCCCCAAGGGTAGTGTAACTGTTCCGTGGAACATGATTGTTTTTAAAGCAGTGGAAGTGATTTTCCATTTGTCCTCTTCATGGACATCTTGGGAAAAGATCCTTTATCTGATGAGAGAAGGAAAAGTAAAAACAAAACCATTAATCTCTAAACCTTTTAGGCTTGAAGAATGGGAAAAGGCAATTAAAGAGGCCGAGACCGGGTTCAGTCCAAGGGTTATTCTAAAGCCATGA